From the Scophthalmus maximus strain ysfricsl-2021 chromosome 11, ASM2237912v1, whole genome shotgun sequence genome, one window contains:
- the npat gene encoding protein NPAT has product MLLPSDFARLVLGYLQEEGLSATSQAFIHESPNLKEYAEHTTADGTIPACVFSVFGKSLTTILNEYVAAKAKESCHEVPAMMTSLWKKLDFTLNQIKSLQNSPAISAYQRTRSRVGLANMARQRVLTVVSSGGAVVCSSVSDTSSVLSPAHASHGALSHSTPVSFSAPHTRQLQQIPDSSRILNTPRDSPVHIIVSENRLNPGPMSPGRRKWDTPRKRGGALSGSSGLSRSAAATISNLNAEPQPEEAADHLVIQNARDRILGDRSLQEKLAENINKILANEPVPQTSKASAATVEPDQSIDEILGLQGEIHMSDDAIHDILEQTESDPAFQALFDLFDNNKNKFPDGETGDADVSSSPEESDAPGSSSTCLQSDDPGTSYREANVSDTNSVKSTAVQERKTRKAAAPTLLKKTLLAPSGRASRIEGSSATLLVSHRDHRRVSSAATGSNRRERASLFNSSVVVTPMDVDEPLNTPPPPSDTNMDSTATGLCEPTTVPSTSASLSLSSHPAFLPPVQVELSITPTPTAELSRTPLSSSGGDTRPASTHSATAESASSSVTVTAVPISPSDSIVAPFTATPDSPMCASASATLTATPASSTPDSPVSFSSSSCAPIAAAPDTSSSAAPSKATASSDNIVALKIIISDNQEEEDAPSDAALNQAITSISGDKIPTIYLSSPAKSPGFIPGIPGTPKTTLDEVALAVSGLQSSEARGSPVAAGKAFVASPLTGTSQAQQSYVIQLPMDATNAALQGTTAGYFLVTEPPTTDLQTRQVLLPAGLSKGRPFATTQFGATTPTLSQGYSAGSALILPSPVKPLVLPISVLGQNTLGNVQMVSNQLVARPSPVSVPQSETVQSNSSTVATKPSTAAGSEENLVVKVIQPLTAENTSQQDAARRILRFDSSAEVQPQTSETAQTASPAATSQSSAQRPEKGKTPPVPRTRPAILGGNKPKRRVQIVRCSTGPQTAGGFVTEAEKSVTLQSQHHHKDPVKKNSRKQDHNVDSQETQSASTSRADSSGTETLKKLESRRRSKSADGTHNRDSDEAKASDCLSSRLSSSDSTTRSVTRKEKEESGRKEAAAEKPPAKSREGRSDRRTPSSSETPHVTANKENEIKGSAQEQHPPSTPTSSVSRDFSPPAVTLPIPNPESKATKTLSKTSSLAKQAAEMLQDIHGLHSPSSTPVKRTGAGSSDPPRTPGTGRTQEESAADCPRTPSRQKKGKDGEGTPRRPMPPNTPEVPTCSPASEAGSENSINMAAHTLMILSRAAIARTGTPLKDSLRQEGAGDKSPTSSKNSKKRKQPSPAESPSAKKETKRSSSKTRDREKKKLVDCFPHDLDVDKFLSSLHYDE; this is encoded by the exons ATGTTGCTGCCGTCCGACTTCGCTCGCCTTGTTTTGG GGTATCTCCAAGAGGAGGGACTGTCGGCCACGAGCCAGGCTTTCATCCACGAGAGCCCCAACCTGAAGGAGTACGCTGAACACACCACAGCAGACGGGACGATTCCTGCTTGTGTATTC TCTGTCTTTGGGAAAAGCCTGACGACCATTTTAAATGAGTATGTGGCAGCCAAAGCAAAAG AGTCTTGTCACGAAGTTCCTGCAATGATGACCTCATTGTGGAAGAAGCTGGATTTCACACTCAACCAAATCAA GTCACTACAGAATTCCCCAGCTATATCGGCATATCAGAGAA CACGTTCACGCGTCGGATTAGCGAACATGGCCCGACAGCGGGTCCTGACCGTGGTTTCGTCTGGCGGCGCCGTCGTCTGCTCCTCGGTGTCTGACACGAGCTCCGTCCTCAGCCCGGCCCACGCGTCCCACGGCGCGCTCAGCCACTCCACCCCCGTGAGCTTCTCCGCTCCGCACACCAGACAGCTGCAGCAGATCCCCGACAGCAGCCGGATACTGAACACGCCCA GAGATTCACCGGTTCATATCATCGTGTCAGAGAATCGGCTAAATCCAGGCCCGATGTCTCCTGGACGACGGAAATG GGACACCCCCAGGAAGAGAGGTGGGGCTCTGAGTGGGTCCAGTGGCCTCAGCAGATCCGCCGCCGCCACCATCAGTAACCTCAACGCTGAACCCCAACCCGAAGAGGCCGCTGAT CACCTTGTGATACAAAATGCTCGTGACAGGATCCTGGGAGACAGATCGTTACAAGAGAAACTCGCTGAAAACATCAACAAGATCCTGGCAAA tGAGCCGGTGCCACAAACATCGAAGGCCTCTGCAGCCACGGTGGAGCCAGACCAGTCCATAGATGAAATCCTTGGACTGCAG GGGGAAATCCATATGAGTGACGACGCCATCCACGACATTTTGGAGCAGACGGAGTCAGACCCAGCTTTTCAGGCCCTCTTTGACCTTTTCGATAACA ataaaaacaaattcccTGACGGAGAAACAGGGGACGCAGATGTGAGCAGTAGTCCAGAAGAGAGCGACGCTCCCGGGTCGTCATCGACGTGCCTTCAGAGTGACGATCCAG gCACTTCATACAGAGAAGCTAATGTTTCCGATACGAACTCTGTGAAGTCAACAGCAGTACAAGAGCGTAAGACCCGGAAGGCCGCTGCTCCCACCTTGTTGAAGAAAACGCTTCTCGCCCCTAGCGGCAGAGCGTCCAGAATCGAAGGCAGCTCAGCCACGTTGTTGGTGAGTCACAGGGATCACCGACGTGTCTCGTCCGCCGCCACCGGCtcaaacagaagagaaagagcCTCGCTCTTCAATAGCAGCGTTGTTGTAACACCCATGGACGTTGATGAACCGTTGAAtacacctccccctccttcgGACACTAACATGGACTCCACCGCGACTGGACTCTGTGAACCGACCACAGTTCCCTCAACGTCGGCCTCTTTATCTTTGAGTAGTCACCCTGCTTTTCTGCCTCCCGTACAAGTTGAGCTGAGCATCACTCCAACACCGACTGCCGAACTTTCTCGTACGCCACTGTCGAGCAGTGGAGGAGACACTCGGCCGGCGTCCACTCACTCAGCTACCGCTGAATCCGCCTCCTCGAGTGTTACAGTTACAGCGGTTCCCATCTCGCCGTCAGATTCCATCGTGGCGCCGTTCACAGCGACGCCCGACTCACCCATGTGTGCGTCTGCCTCCGCGACTCTCACGGCCACCCCGGCCTCGTCCACGCCCGACTCGCCcgtgtccttctcctcctcatcctgtgCCCCGATTGCCGCGGCCCccgacacctcctcctccgccgccccGAGCAAAGCCACGGCGAGTTCCGATAACATAGTCGCTCTGAAGATCATCATCAGCGAcaaccaggaagaagaagacgctCCGAGCGACGCGGCCTTGAATCAAGCGATTACCAGCATTTCAGGGGACAAGATACCCACCATCtatctctcctctccagccaAGTCCCCTGGATTCATCCCTGGCATCCCTGGCACTCCGAAGACCACCTTGGACGAGGTGGCGCTGGCAGTTAGCGGCTTGCAAAGCTCCGAGGCGCGTGGTAGCCCAGTCGCCGCCGGTAAGGCGTTCGTGGCGTCTCCGTTAACGGGGACATCGCAGGCCCAGCAGAGCTACGTAATTCAACTACCCATGGACGCCACAAACGCAGCTCTGCAAGGAACCACCGCCGGCTACTTCCTTGTGACGGAACCCCCGACGACAGACCTTCAAACCAGACAGGTGCTGCTGCCTGCCGGCCTATCAAAAGGACGGCCATTTGCCACCACCCAGTTTGGGGCGACCACGCCAACTCTATCTCAAGGCTACTCTGCTG GGTCGGCACTCATCTTACCATCGCCTGTCAAGCCCCTGGTGCTTCCCATCTCTGTTCTTGGTCAGAACACTCTGGGGAATGTCCAGATGGTTTCTAATCAG CTTGTTGCCAGACCGAGCCCAGTGTCGGTGCCACAATCCGAAACTGTCCAGTCCAATTCCTCCACAGTGGCGACCAAACCGTCTACAGCTGCTG GCTCTGAGGAAAATCTGGTCGTCAAGGTAATTCAACCGCTGACGGCTGAAAACACAAGCCAGCAGGACGCAGCAAGGAGAATTTTACGTTTTGACTCTTCTGCAGAAGTTCAACCACAAACTTCTGAAACAGCTCAAACCGCCTCACCCGCAGCTACGTCTCAATCTTCCGCCCAGCGACCGGAGAAAGGTAAAACGCCGCCGGTCCCTCGAACGAGGCCTGCGATCTTAGGAGGCAACAAGCCCAAGAGGAGGGTACAGATTGTCCGATGCTCAACGGGTCCTCAGACTGCAGGAGGGTTTGTGACGGAGGCAGAGAAGTCCGTGACTCTACAATCGCAGCACCACCACAAAGATCCCGTTAAAAAGAACTCTCGCAAACAAGATCATAATGTCGACAGCCAAGAGACTCAAAGTGCAAGTACCAGCAGAGCCGATTCGTCAGGAACAGAGACTTTGAAAAAGTTGGAGTCGAGAAGGAGATCAAAATCTGCTGACGGGACACACAATCGTGATAGTGATGAAGCAAAAGCTTCTGATTGTCTGAGCTCTAGATTATCGTCTTCTGATTCTACAACGAGATCCGTTACtagaaaggagaaagaggagagcggCAGGAAAGAAGCTGCTGCCGAAAAGCCTCCCGCAAAATCCCGCGAGGGGCGTTCGGACAGGAGGACTCCCTCCTCTTCGGAGACGCCACATGTGACGGCCAACAAGGAGAACGAAATCAAGGGGAGCGCACAGGAGCAGCATCCGCCGTCAACACCCACATCCTCAGTATCCAGAGACTTTAGCCCCCCGGCTGTCACTCTACCGATACCCAACCCCGAGTCCAAGGCCACAAAGACCCTGTCAAAGACCAGCTCTCTGGCCAAACAGGCTGCTGAGATGCTGCAGGACATCCACGGACTccactctccttcttccaccCCTGTCAAAAGGACCGGAGCAGGCAGTTCAGACCCACCTAGGACCCCTGGGACCGGCCGCACCCAGGAGGAGTCAGCCGCCGACTGTCCCAGAACGCCTTCCCGACAGAAGAAGGGCAAAGATGGCGAGGGGACCCCCAGGCGTCCCATGCCTCCCAACACCCCAGAAGTGCCCACCTGCAGCCCCGCCAGCGAGGCCGGCAGCGAGAACAGCATCAACATGGCCGCTCACACGCTCATGATCCTTTCGCGCGCCGCCATCGCCAGGACGGGCACGCCCCTGAAGGACAGTCTGCGtcaggagggagcaggggacAAGTCGCCCACGAGCTCCAAGAACTCCAAGAAACGGAAACAGCCTTCGCCCGCAGAAAGTCCGTCTGcgaagaaagagacaaaaagatcTTCCAGCAAAACGAGAGACCGG gagaagaagaaacttgTAGATTGTTTTCCCCACGACTTGGACGTGGACAAGTTCCTGTCCTCACTTCACTACGACGAGTGA